One genomic segment of Brassica napus cultivar Da-Ae chromosome A3, Da-Ae, whole genome shotgun sequence includes these proteins:
- the LOC106443362 gene encoding oligopeptide transporter 9, translating to MAATVKGSTVKPSTAAMEIEEGVDELDRCAVEEVELTVPKTDDPTLPVLTFRMWVLGLGACIILSFINQFFWYRRMPLSITGISAQIAVVPLGHLMARVLPNKKYLEGSRWEFNMNPGPFNVKEHVMITIFANSGAGTVYATHILSAIKLYYKRSLPFLPAFLIMITTQFLGFGWAGLFRKHLVEPGEMWWPSNLVQVSLFSALHEKEKKKKGGMTRIQFFLIVLVTSFAYYILPGYLFTMITSISWVCWLSPKSVLVNQLGSGEQGLGIGAVGIDWATISSYLGSPLASPIFATINVTVGFVVVVYVVTPICYWLNLYNAKTYPIFSSGLFMGNGSSYDVLSIIDNKFHLDRDIYAKTGPIQMSTFFAVTYGLGFATLSATMVHVLLFHGIDLWKQTRGAFKRNKKMDIHTRIMKKNYKEVPMWWFLVILVINIAVIVFISVYYNATVQLPWWGVLLACAIAVVFTPLIGVIDATTNQAPGLNVITEYVIGYIYPERPVANMCFKVYGYISMTQALTFIQDFKLGLYMKIPPRSMYMAQVLGTLVAVIVYTGTAWWLMAEIPHLCDKSLLPPDSEWTCPMDRVFFDASVIWGLVGPRRMFGDLGEYSNINWFFLLGAIAPFLVWLATKAFPAQKWISNIHFPVILGATAMMPPAMVVNFTSWCIVAFIFGHFVFKYKREWWKKYNYVLSGGLDAGTAFMTILVFLALGRKGIGLVWWGNADDSTNCSLASCPTAKGVIMNGCPVY from the exons ATGGCGGCGACTGTAAAGGGGTCCACTGTAAAGCCCTCGACCGCAGCCATGGAAATAGAAGAAGGCGTCGATGAGTTAGACCGGTGCGCGGTGGAGGAGGTTGAGTTAACCGTCCCAAAAACCGATGATCCAACGTTACCGGTTCTCACTTTTAGAATGTGGGTTTTAGGTCTTGGAGCTTGTATCATACTATCGTTCATAAACCAGTTTTTCTGGTACAGACGGATGCCATTGTCAATAACCGGAATCTCGGCTCAGATAGCGGTCGTGCCGCTCGGTCATCTGATGGCTAGAGTGCTTCCAAATAAGAAGTACTTGGAAGGATCAAGGTGGGAGTTTAACATGAATCCTGGTCCTTTTAATGTCAAGGAACATGTTATGATCACGATTTTTGCCAATTCTGGAGCAGGAACGGTTTATGCGACTCATATACTTAGTGCTATTAAGCTTTACTACAAGAGATCTCTTCCGTTTCTACCGGCTTTTCTCATAATGATCACTACTCAG TTTCTCGGATTTGGGTGGGCTGGTCTATTCCGTAAGCACCTTGTTGAGCCAGGTGAAATGTGGTGGCCAAGCAATTTAGTTCAGGTGTCTCTATTCAG TGCCTTGCACgagaaggaaaagaagaaaaagggtGGCATGACCCGAATCCAATTCTTCCTCATAGTCCTTGTGACTAGCTTCGCATACTACATTCTCCCAGGCTATCTATTCACAATGATAACTTCCATTTCATGGGTCTGTTGGCTTAGCCCAAAATCGGTTTTGGTTAACCAACTCGGTTCAGGTGAACAAGGTCTTGGTATTGGCGCAGTTGGTATTGATTGGGCTACAATTAGTTCTTACCTTGGCAGTCCACTCGCTAGCCCGATCTTCGCTACCATCAACGTTACCGTTGGTTTTGTGGTGGTCGTGTATGTCGTCACTCCGATTTGCTATTGGCTTAATCTTTACAATGCCAAAACATATCCCATCTTCTCAAGTGGGCTTTTCATGGGGAATGGCTCGTCTTATGATGTTTTGAGCATCATTGATAACAAGTTCCATCTGGACCGAGACATCTATGCAAAGACTGGCCCTATCCAGATGAGCACTTTCTTTGCGGTTACATATGGTCTTGGGTTTGCCACTTTGTCCGCAACTATGGTCCATGTCTTACTCTTCCATGGAAT TGATCTATGGAAGCAAACAAGAGGAGCTTTCAAGAGGAACAAGAAAATGGATATACACACGAGAATCATGAAGAAAAACTATAAAGAAGTTCCCATGTGGTGGTTTTTGGTGATCCTCGTAATCAACATTGCGGTCATCGTGTTCATATCTGTGTACTACAATGCAACCGTGCAGCTACCTTGGTGGGGAGTGTTACTAGCTTGTGCCATTGCCGTGGTCTTCACTCCTCTTATTGGTGTTATCGACGCCACCACTAATCAG GCACCGGGTTTGAACGTCATCACCGAATATGTAATCGGGTACATCTACCCAGAACGTCCGGTTGCGAACATGTGTTTCAAAGTGTATGGATACATCAGCATGACTCAGGCTCTAACATTTATCCAAGACTTCAAGCTCGGCCTTTACATGAAGATCCCTCCTAGAAGCATGTACATGGCACAG gtgcTTGGGACGCTTGTGGCTGTGATAGTCTACACAGGAACTGCTTGGTGGTTAATGGCAGAGATTCCTCATCTATGTGATAAATCTTTGCTTCCTCCCGACAGTGAATGGACATGTCCGATGGATCGTGTCTTCTTCGATGCATCTGTAATTTGGGGACTTGTCGGACCACGTAGAATGTTCGGTGACTTAGGAGAATACTCAAACATAAACTGGTTCTTCCTCTTAGGCGCAATCGCTCCTTTCTTAGTCTGGCTAGCGACCAAAGCGTTTCCAGCTCAAAAATGGATCTCAAACATACATTTCCCGGTTATTTTAGGAGCAACCGCGATGATGCCACCCGCGATGGTGGTTAATTTCACGAGTTGGTGCATCGTGGCATTTATATTTGGACACTTCGTGTTTAAGTACAAGAGAGAGTGGTGGAAGAAGTACAACTACGTTTTGTCGGGAGGTTTGGACGCGGGAACCGCGTTTATGACAATACTGGTATTTCTAGCGCTAGGACGCAAAGGAATTGGATTGGTGTGGTGGGGAAACGCTGATGATAGTACAAACTGTAGCCTCGCGTCTTGTCCTACCGCTAAAGGCGTTATAATGAATGGATGTCCCGTTTACTGA